The following coding sequences lie in one Apium graveolens cultivar Ventura chromosome 3, ASM990537v1, whole genome shotgun sequence genomic window:
- the LOC141714980 gene encoding uncharacterized protein LOC141714980, producing MSMKDAVQSTDVVAGTLPVNSVNAKVLIDSGATRSFISKDFVDKLHCKIELLDKELMIELANKNQVAVDQVCPRCDIEIRGHHFHASLIPFKLGEFDVIQEIDWFAENNAQIDCKNRKVRLQTVDQKKKVVFRRNKQEKKFLSISQEKKLFLQNCEAFLANITDTNKEIPNLEVVPIGNEFPDVFLDDLPGLPPDREIEFAIELAPGTEPVSKAPYRMASVEMKELVVQL from the coding sequence ATGTCTATGAAGGATGCAGTTCAGAGTACGGATGttgttgcaggtacgcttccagtaaACTCCGTAAatgctaaagttttaattgattctggagctacaaggtcatttatttctaaGGATTTTGTTGATAAACTACATTGTAAAATAGAACTGTTAGACAAAGAGctaatgatagagttagctaataaaAATCAAGTTGCAGTAGATCAAGTATGTCCTAGGTGTGACATTGAGATAAGAGGACATCATTTTCATGCCagcttgataccttttaagttgggagaatttgatgttattcaAGAAATAGATTGGTTTGCAgaaaataatgctcagattgactGTAAGAATAGAAAGGTGAGACTTCAAACAGTGGATCAAAAGAAGAAAGTGGTATTCAGAAGGAATaaacaagaaaagaaatttttATCGATATCTCAAGAAAAGAAGTTATTTCTCCAGAATTGTGAAGCATTTTTAGCCAATATAACAGATACTAATAAGGAGATTCCAAACCTAGAAGTTGTTCCAATAGgcaatgaatttccagatgtatttctAGATGATCTACCAGGGTTACCTCctgacagagaaattgagtttgctaTTGAATTAGCACCAGGGACAGAACCAGTTTCCAAAGCCCCATACCGGATGGCctcagttgagatgaaggaattggtaGTTCAGCTGTAA